A region of Pseudomonas sp. Marseille-Q3773 DNA encodes the following proteins:
- the yaaA gene encoding peroxide stress protein YaaA, which yields MLTVISPAKTLDYDTPPVTERYTLPQYLDDSQELIRQLRDLSPAQISELMHLSDKLAGLNAARFGSWTPDFTPANAKQALLAFKGDVYTGLDAESLGEDDFSYAQEHLRMLSGLYGLLRPLDLMQPYRLEMGTRLANARGKDLYAFWGTRISEWLNQALTDQGDDLLLNLASNEYFSAVKRSALKARVIDVDFKDLKNGQYKIISFYAKKARGMMSRFVIQQRINDPEQLKQFDVQGYYYSAEQSKPDHLVFLRDHPGE from the coding sequence ATGCTGACGGTGATTTCCCCCGCCAAGACCCTCGACTACGACACCCCGCCGGTGACCGAGCGTTACACCTTGCCCCAGTACCTGGACGACTCCCAGGAATTGATCCGCCAACTGCGCGACTTGTCGCCGGCGCAGATCAGCGAACTGATGCACCTGTCCGACAAACTGGCTGGCCTGAATGCCGCGCGTTTTGGTAGCTGGACCCCGGACTTCACCCCGGCCAATGCCAAGCAGGCACTGCTGGCGTTCAAGGGCGACGTGTATACCGGCCTCGATGCCGAAAGCCTTGGCGAGGACGACTTCAGCTACGCCCAGGAACACCTGCGCATGCTTTCCGGCCTGTATGGCCTGCTGCGTCCGCTTGACCTGATGCAGCCTTATCGCCTGGAGATGGGCACCAGGCTCGCCAATGCCCGCGGCAAGGACTTGTACGCGTTCTGGGGCACGCGCATCAGCGAATGGTTAAACCAGGCCTTGACCGATCAAGGTGATGACCTGCTGTTGAACCTGGCCAGCAACGAGTATTTCAGCGCGGTGAAACGCAGCGCGCTCAAGGCCCGGGTGATCGATGTCGACTTCAAGGACTTGAAGAATGGCCAGTACAAGATCATCAGCTTCTACGCCAAGAAGGCGCGGGGGATGATGAGCCGCTTCGTGATCCAGCAGCGTATCAATGACCCGGAGCAGCTCAAGCAGTTCGACGTGCAGGGGTACTACTACAGTGCCGAGCAGTCGAAGCCGGACCACCTGGTATTCCTGCGCGACCACCCGGGCGAGTAG